From the Oceanobacillus kimchii X50 genome, the window AAAAGGATGTTTCTTTTTCTATAGAGTTTTTATTGCGCCTAACGTAACGTGAGGTGATATGATTTACTTAGGAAAGGGGATAATTCATGACAAACGATATTTTTTCTGTGAGTGAATTTGCTGAATACACAGGTTTATCGATACGAACATTGCACTATTATGATGAAAAAGGGATATTACAACCAAAAAGGGATAAGAATACAGGACATCGTAAGTACGTAAAAGAAGATATGCTTCGTCTGCACCAGATTTTAACACTGAAATTTTTGGGATTTACATTAGAAGAAATTAAAGAAATCATCATCTCAACAAGTGTTGATTTGAGTTTTATTGAAACATTAAGATTACAAGAAGCAAAATTAGTAGAAGAGAAAGAGAAAATTGAAGTGTCTTTGGAGATGATACAACGATCAGTACAACTTATTGAAGATGAAAAAGAAATTGACAAAGACATGTTAGTAAGTTTGCTTGCAAGTATGCAAACGGAAAAACAACAGAAAGAAATATCAAAAGGGATTATGTCAGACCAAGCGATTGATGAATTATTTAAAGCAACTAGTAGTGAAAAGTTGCTCTGGGAGAAAGAAATGTTGCATTTCTATAAAGAAACGAAACGATTAGTAGGAAAGTCAAGTGATGATTCAGAAGTAATGAATCTATTTCAGCGTTTTTTAAATTTTGTTCTAGATATTTTTAAAGTGGAAGGATTTGAGGAGCTTGAAAGCATATTAAAATCTGAAAAAGTGCAAGACGTCAGTGATGAAGAGTTGAATCGTTTTATCTTAGAAATGGAGAAGCTAGTTCCGACACCGTTAACAAAGGAAGAAGAACAGTGGCTCGATGAAATGATGACAACATATATGACAGAAAACAGCGATTTCTGGAAGGGAGAAGCATGGAATGGAAAAATATCAACGTAATAAAAAAGCATTTCTATCTTTAATTTTGACTGCGAATATCCCAAAGTTTATTCTTGCTTTAGGATTAATTGGAAGTATTATCACGACGTTGGTAGGACTTACAATACCACTGTTAACAAGGGAGTTAGTCGATGGATTTTCATTAACTTCACTAACCTTAAACTTTATCTTACTCATTATAGGTATATTTGTATTACATGCACTGATTGATGGTTTTTCTACTTATGCATTAGCCTATGTCGGGCAACGAGTAGTGGCGTATTTAAGGGAGTCTATTTGGCAAAAGATGATTCGTCTACCTGTCAGGTATTTTGATCAACAACCCAGTGGGGAATCCGTTAGTAGAGTAATTAATGATACGGGTATTGTAAAAGATCTCGTATCGCAGCACTTTCCACAATTTATCTCCGGACTAATATCTATTATCGGTGCAGTCACCATCTTATTAATAATGGATTGGCGTATGACATTAATGATGCTGGTAGCTGTACCGGTTACAGTAATTGTAATGATTCCATTAGGAACACGAATGTCAAAAGTTTCACGTAAATTACAAGATGAAACGGCTTCTTTTCAAGGGGATATTCAACAAACGATTAGTGAAATTAAGTTGATGAAATCATCTACCGCTGAGGAAGCAGAACAACAAAAAGGTTTAAAGGGTATTGGTAATTTGTTTCGCACAGGATTAAGGGAAGCCAAAATCTTCTCTGTAATTGGTCCGTTTATGTACATGGTCGTGATGCTCGTTATTGTAGTTATTATAGGGTATGGCGGAATTCGAGTAGAAGAAGGAACGATGACGACTGGGGCATTAGTCGCTTTCTTACTCTATTTATTTCAAATTACATTTCCAATAACTACATTTGCCATGTTCTTTACTGAATTACAAAAAGCAAAAGGTGCTACTGGAAGAATTGTAGAAATTCTGGATGAGGATGTAGAAGAGACACATAAAGGAATCGATAAAAAAATTGATAATGAAGCTTTACAGTTTTCCGACGTATCCTTTTCTTATGAAAATGGGGAAGAGGTACTTAAAAATATTTCTTTCCAAGCAAATCCAGGTGAGATGATTGCTTTTGCTGGACCAAGTGGTGGAGGGAAGACAACGGTATTTGGTCTTATTGAGCAGTATTATCAACCTGGTAAAGGTGAGATTTTAATTGGAAGTCAACCGATTAATGAAGTATCCATGTTATCTTGGCGTACTCAGTTAGGGTATGTTTCTCAAGAAAGTTCTATGATGTCAGGGACAATCAGGGATAATTTAACTTACGGGCTTCGAGATGCGGATAAAATAAACGATAGTCAGCTGTGGGAAGTTGCGGAAATGGCATATGCTGACCAATTTATTAAAGAACTTCCAAATGGTTTAAATACTGAAGTAGGGGAGCGGGGAACGAAATTATCTGGTGGACAACGACAGAGGATTAATATAGCAAGAGCTTTTTTACGTAATCCAAAGTTGTTGCTTCTAGATGAAGCGACAGCTAGCCTTGATAGTCAATCTGAACAAGTAGTTCAAAAGGCGTTGCAGCGTCTAATGGAGGGGAGAACAACATTTGTTATCGCCCATCGATTGTCAACGATTGTAGATGCGGATCAAATTATTTTTATTGAGGATGGACAAATAACAGGAAAAGGAAATCATCAAGAGTTGATTGAATCTCATCCATTGTATCGACAGTTTGCGGAACAACAGTTGACTTGATGATACAAATGCAAACCATTGATTCTGCTGGATTTGAATAATGTCACAGCGTAAAATGTGAGATGCTCCTCCCTGCAAGCACGAAACTATGGGAAATGATTTCGGAGCTTGTGCTTTCCGTGTGGAGACACTCACATTTTATTGCTGTAACAAATTTGAAAGCCATTAAGATTTTAAATAGTTGTTACATTACAACTGTAATCTCTTTAATGAGTCGGTGATTAATGTACAACAAAATTCCTGCAAACACAATACTCAATACAATGGATAATGGGAAGGATTGTAAAGATAAATGTGGGAAGAAATTAATATGAGATAGCCCCCACAGTAAACCAGTAATATTTACAAATATTAGTGCTAGCGGTACAAAAGCTAATGTACCGAGAACCCAGCCCAATCGATAATATCCTAAACCAATCATCCAACCAATCAAGTAGTATAGTGCGTGGATTAGTGTGTAACTAATAAACACTTCGATAAAGGAAAAGAACCCTGTGGGTGATACTTCATTTGTCCATGTAATATCCCATCTAGCATTCTGAACTAATAGGTGCAACAATCCATTCATAAGAAATATGGTTATAGAAATTGCTATAGCAAGTAACACTGAGGCACCAATGGTTGCCTTGAAAAAGTTTCTCCGTGTAATACCTTGTTTTGCAAAGTAATCGAAAAAGCTATAAGTGGATAAAATTCCAATTATTAACATAAATATAGAAGACGATCCATTAGAAAACATGGAAAAATCTGTGAATTCAATTGCTTCTACATATACTTGATATAATAATACAGCAATATAGATAAGAAGAATTGTAAATGTGTACCATAAAGACCATTTGAATTGCTCTCTGAATATGCCTAACCCAAGTTTTTTTGTATTCATGCTTCATCTTCCTCCTTTGTTAAATGAATAAATAAATCATGTAATGAAAGCGGACCAATATCCAAGTCTAAATCTTTTGCTTCCCTTCTTTTTTGTTCAGATAATTCTCCGAACACCATTACTGATTTTGTTCCACCTAAAATTTGACTATTTAAAACTTCAAGTTCATTGGTGAATGCATCTACATGGTCTTTATTTCCAGTAATGGAAAAACCTTTAGAAATAACATTTTCATTTGTGTCTTGTAAGAGAATTTTACCGTGATGAATGATGGTAACTTCATCAAAAAGGTAATCCATCTCAGATACTAGGTGTGTGGATACGATCATCGTTCTAGGATGTTTTTCTTGATCAGCCAACAATTCTTTGTAAAATAATTCTCTTGTTGGAGCATCCATTCCTAAATATGCTTCATCGAAAATGGTTAATGGCGTACGGCATGCTAAACCAATAGTTACTTGTAGCGCAGACTGTTTTCCTTTGGATAATTGATTAATCTTCTTTTTTAATGGAAGCTTGAATTTCTTGACTAATTCATTGGCATAGGATGCGTCAAAATTTGGACGAAAGTCGGAGAGCTCTTTTAACACGTCGCCTACTTTTTCGTATTCATACGTTTGATCTTTATCATAGATAAAAGCAGTACCTTGCATAATACGTGGGTGGTCGAAAGGATCTTCCCCATCAATTGTAATCGTTCCTTCCTCTGCTTTGCGGAAGTTAGAAAGAATCGATAGTAAAGTTGTTTTACCTGCTCCATTTCTTCCAAGCAATCCATGGATTTTTCCTTTGTTAAGTGTAAAGCTAACTTGATTAAGTGCTTTAAAATCTTTATATCGTACTGTTAAATCATTGACTATTATTTCATAGCTCATGATTGAATCCTCCTTTTCGCTTGTTTTATTAAATCGAATATTTCTTGCTCTGATACTTTTAACTTCTCTGCTTCTTGAACGAGACCGATAACATAGTTATCCATAAAAGATTCTTTTCGTTTTTGAATCAACTTCTTTTTGGCTCCTTCCATAACGAACATACCTACACCTCGTTTTTTAAATAAGATATCTTCCTCAACTAACTGATTGATTCCTTTCGAAACTGTCGCATGATTTATTTTGTAAAACTGAACAAGTTGATTAGTTGAAGGAGCTTGATCTCCTTCTTTCAACTGGTCATTCACAATTTGATCTTCAATCATTTCTCGAACTTGGATAAATATTGGTTTATCACTATCTAACTGGTTCAATGTTTTCACCACCTACTATACCATTATGGTTATATGGTTATATACTCATGTGTATAACTATAAAACTAAAAAAGATTAAAGTCAATAGGCAAGTGAAATATTTTGATATACTATGGTGATAAGAGGGGTGAGCGTCAATGAAAAACGTTGTTCGTGTGAAGAATTTATCTATCGGAGAGGGAAAACCGAAAGTGTGTGTTCCGATAACAGGAGCTACTAAGAAAGAAATAAATGACGAGTTAGATTTACTACAAACAATCAAAGTTGATTTAGTCGAGTGGAGAGGAGATTTATTCCAAGAAATTGAAAATAAAGAAGCGGTAAAAAGTATGCTACAAAAAATAAACCAAGAAATACCCAATTTCCCTCTATTATTTACTTTCCGGACAAAAGAAGAAGGTGGAGGGAGAAAAGTCACTCTGGAAAAATATAAGGAAATTAATCGTTTCGTGATCGAGTCAGAGCTGACCAACATGATTGATGTTGAACTGCATCGAGGTGAGAAGTTAGTAAAAGAGCTTGTTTCTTTTGCTCATTTGCATAACCAAAAAGTGGTTATTTCTAATCATGATTTTAATCAGACGCCTTCACATGAAGAAATCATATCGCGTCTAAAATTAGCAGCTGATTACGAGGCTGATATTGGAAAAATTGCTGTGATGCCTCATAGTAATACAGATGTTCTAACTTTGCTTTCTGCAACATCTGATATGAATGAACAAAGTAAGATACCAATTGTTACCATGTCAATGGGAGGAGAAGGAGTAATAAGTCGTTTAGCTGGAGAAGTATTTGGTTCAGCAATCACATTTGCTTCAGGTAAACAAGCTTCAGCACCGGGACAGGTTGAAGCAAAAAAATTACATTCGATTTTAAATGTTATTCATGATTCCTTGAAAGGATAAGAGGTTGAGGCATAAAAAGTTTTGTTCAAAAGACGAGTGGATTAGAATGAACATAAGAAATATACGAAGATTTTTTTTGAGGAATACAAAGGTAAGTTTCCCGATGCATAGTGCAGTATATTTCTAAAGCAGTTCATTTAAATGTATCTTTTGAGTAAATACTATTGCCCTGACCTCTTTTTTTATAGTAAAAAAGTTTCCTTGACGCAAAAAAGTATCCTACATAAAATTTACTTGACAAAATAAAAAACTAAGCATAATGTAGGGATTAACGAATAAAGTTTACCTAAGGCAAAATTGAAAGGGGAATACAAAATGAAAAGTTTTAAGAAAAACATATGGGGATTAGCAATGATTGTTGGACTATTATTTTTAGCAGCATGTGGATCAAGTG encodes:
- a CDS encoding MerR family transcriptional regulator, whose product is MTNDIFSVSEFAEYTGLSIRTLHYYDEKGILQPKRDKNTGHRKYVKEDMLRLHQILTLKFLGFTLEEIKEIIISTSVDLSFIETLRLQEAKLVEEKEKIEVSLEMIQRSVQLIEDEKEIDKDMLVSLLASMQTEKQQKEISKGIMSDQAIDELFKATSSEKLLWEKEMLHFYKETKRLVGKSSDDSEVMNLFQRFLNFVLDIFKVEGFEELESILKSEKVQDVSDEELNRFILEMEKLVPTPLTKEEEQWLDEMMTTYMTENSDFWKGEAWNGKIST
- a CDS encoding ABC transporter ATP-binding protein, producing MEKYQRNKKAFLSLILTANIPKFILALGLIGSIITTLVGLTIPLLTRELVDGFSLTSLTLNFILLIIGIFVLHALIDGFSTYALAYVGQRVVAYLRESIWQKMIRLPVRYFDQQPSGESVSRVINDTGIVKDLVSQHFPQFISGLISIIGAVTILLIMDWRMTLMMLVAVPVTVIVMIPLGTRMSKVSRKLQDETASFQGDIQQTISEIKLMKSSTAEEAEQQKGLKGIGNLFRTGLREAKIFSVIGPFMYMVVMLVIVVIIGYGGIRVEEGTMTTGALVAFLLYLFQITFPITTFAMFFTELQKAKGATGRIVEILDEDVEETHKGIDKKIDNEALQFSDVSFSYENGEEVLKNISFQANPGEMIAFAGPSGGGKTTVFGLIEQYYQPGKGEILIGSQPINEVSMLSWRTQLGYVSQESSMMSGTIRDNLTYGLRDADKINDSQLWEVAEMAYADQFIKELPNGLNTEVGERGTKLSGGQRQRINIARAFLRNPKLLLLDEATASLDSQSEQVVQKALQRLMEGRTTFVIAHRLSTIVDADQIIFIEDGQITGKGNHQELIESHPLYRQFAEQQLT
- a CDS encoding ATP-binding cassette domain-containing protein, which gives rise to MSYEIIVNDLTVRYKDFKALNQVSFTLNKGKIHGLLGRNGAGKTTLLSILSNFRKAEEGTITIDGEDPFDHPRIMQGTAFIYDKDQTYEYEKVGDVLKELSDFRPNFDASYANELVKKFKLPLKKKINQLSKGKQSALQVTIGLACRTPLTIFDEAYLGMDAPTRELFYKELLADQEKHPRTMIVSTHLVSEMDYLFDEVTIIHHGKILLQDTNENVISKGFSITGNKDHVDAFTNELEVLNSQILGGTKSVMVFGELSEQKRREAKDLDLDIGPLSLHDLFIHLTKEEDEA
- a CDS encoding GntR family transcriptional regulator; amino-acid sequence: MIEDQIVNDQLKEGDQAPSTNQLVQFYKINHATVSKGINQLVEEDILFKKRGVGMFVMEGAKKKLIQKRKESFMDNYVIGLVQEAEKLKVSEQEIFDLIKQAKRRIQS
- the aroD gene encoding type I 3-dehydroquinate dehydratase, whose product is MKNVVRVKNLSIGEGKPKVCVPITGATKKEINDELDLLQTIKVDLVEWRGDLFQEIENKEAVKSMLQKINQEIPNFPLLFTFRTKEEGGGRKVTLEKYKEINRFVIESELTNMIDVELHRGEKLVKELVSFAHLHNQKVVISNHDFNQTPSHEEIISRLKLAADYEADIGKIAVMPHSNTDVLTLLSATSDMNEQSKIPIVTMSMGGEGVISRLAGEVFGSAITFASGKQASAPGQVEAKKLHSILNVIHDSLKG